A genomic stretch from Budorcas taxicolor isolate Tak-1 chromosome 15, Takin1.1, whole genome shotgun sequence includes:
- the MYOD1 gene encoding myoblast determination protein 1 has protein sequence MELLSPPLRDVDLTGPDGSLCNFATADDFYDDPCFDSPDLRFFEDLDPRLVHVGALLKPEEHSHFPAAAHPAPGAREDEHVRAPSGHHQAGRCLLWACKACKRKTTNADRRKAATMRERRRLSKVNEAFETLKRCTSSNPNQRLPKVEILRNAIRYIEGLQALLRDQDAAPPGAAAAFYAPGPLPPGRSGEHYSGDSDASSPRSNCSDGMMDYSGPPSGARRRNCYDRAYYSEAPNEPRPGKSAAVSSLDCLSSIVERISTESPAAPALLLADAPPESSPGPQEAAAGSEVECGTPAPSPDTAPQGLAGANPNPIYQVL, from the exons ATGGAGCTGCTGTCGCCGCCGCTCCGCGACGTAGACTTGACGGGCCCCGACGGCTCTCTCTGCAACTTTGCAACAGCGGATGACTTCTATGATGACCCGTGTTTCGACTCCCCGGATCTGCGCTTCTTCGAGGACCTGGATCCGCGCCTCGTGCACGTGGGCGCTCTCCTGAAGCCGGAGGAACACTCGCACTTCCCTGCAGCGGCGCACCCGGCCCCGGGCGCGCGCGAGGACGAACACGTGCGCGCGCCCAGCGGGCACCACCAGGCGGGCCGCTGTTTACTGTGGGCCTGCAAGGCGTGCAAACGCAAGACGACTAACGCCGACCGCCGCAAGGCTGCTACCATGCGCGAGCGGCGCCGCCTAAGCAAAGTCAACGAGGCCTTCGAGACGCTCAAACGCTGCACGTCTAGCAACCCAAACCAGCGGCTGCCCAAGGTGGAGATCCTGCGCAACGCCATCCGCTATATCGAAGGCCTGCAGGCGCTGCTTCGCGACCAGGACGCCGCGCCTCCCGGCGCTGCCGCTGCCTTTTACGCGCCTGGCCCGTTGCCCCCCGGCCGCAGCGGCGAACACTACAGCGGCGACTCGGACGCTTCCAGTCCGCGCTCCAACTGTTCCGACGGCATG ATGGACTACAGCGGCCCCCCGAGTGGTGCCAGGCGACGGAACTGCTACGACCGCGCTTACTACAGCGAGGCGCCCAATG AACCCCGGCCCGGGAAGAGCGCTGCGGTGTCGAGCCTCGACTGCCTGTCCAGCATCGTGGAGCGCATCTCCACCGAGAGCCCCGCCGCGCCCGCGCTTCTGCTGGCCGACGCGCCGCCGGAGTCGTCTCCCGGCCCGCAGGAGGCGGCCGCCGGGAGCGAGGTGGAGTGCGGCACCCCCGCCCCTTCCCCCGACACTGCCCCTCAGGGCCTCGCGGGAGCGAACCCCAACCCGATTTACCAGGTGCTCTGA